The following coding sequences are from one Salvia hispanica cultivar TCC Black 2014 chromosome 3, UniMelb_Shisp_WGS_1.0, whole genome shotgun sequence window:
- the LOC125211941 gene encoding protein CHROMATIN REMODELING 4 isoform X2, whose amino-acid sequence MKENGSENSTMLNRNWVLKRKRRKLPSGTVKSHDSEKVFRPVRFSSTTRLKNGQEESDNLEQNSGKRKGNDGYYYECVICELGGKLLCCDSCPRTYHLECLDPALKRIPTGKWECPTCVQQHSCVESMNHLDPVSKRARTKIIIRKSKTEAEPSATDKVTETFDAPTLRKKRNSDKGKSPASRRSQTTEKLDSPSNDLCHNEQLNPAQDGFVDASSSHDVNEKEQVSHALVQAVNMKASVKGSSSKKKKSKMNVESTDLNPEASPENISPGRKPVLALEAASPATRKRKRKSYSYNTEKSLKMIKEKSGSKPSKKGLVKVGVQRSGTSKSKGKFKIAGEDTSSTNHDIRAATAGVLPNDEDVTEEAAHDSLESQDAVKINIELETATGVHQVDRVVGCRVRGDNTDSGCNVVVNTTDSLVAEDVNKSEEHFSCQRPLDGGNIAEDLHDATNCSDEGRKAENGSNKDKLQVYKRSATKECKGKKLMDSMSGEIEGSDSFVLENKSQDDNSSCTNAAETSKKVPEGEKTDMVLDTCLGNDDQNDSQNPGISKNCKTDDAADDNGSKKEVGKDMRKNYALKRKLVDSCSAVSYEFLVKWVGKSHVHDTWIPESELKVLAKRKLENYKAKYGTAMMNLCKEQWKTPQRVIATRASADGVTEAFVKWTCLPYDECTWERMDDPIFAKSSHLIDLFFRFERKTLENDATQLDSKRRKGDLQINEVINLTEQPKELAGGSLFPHQLEALNWLRKSWHKSRNVILADEMGLGKTVSACAFLSSLYFEFNATLPCLVLVPLSTMPNWMSEFALWAPELNVVEYHGNTKARAIIRQYEWHARNPAGSNEKSSAFKFNVLLTTYEMVLCDSSYLRGVPWEVLVVDEGHRLKNSSKKVEELKKLVAPHMLRRLKKDAMQNIPPKIERVVPVELSSIQAEYYRAMLTKNYQILRNIGKGAPQQSMLNIVMQLRKVCNHPYLMPGTEPESGSVEFLHEMRIKASAKLTLLHSMLKILHKEGHRVLIFSQMTKLLDILEDYLSIEFGPRTYERVDGSVSVTERQAAIARFNQDNNRFVFLLSTRSCGLGINLATADTVIIYDSDFNPHADIQAMNRAHRIGQSKRLLVYRLVVRASVEERILQLAKKKLMLDQLFVNKSGSQKEVEDILKWGTEELFGDSPSMAGKDGENNSDKDEAPAEIEPSSKRRTGGLGDVYKDKCADGSTKIVWDENAILKLLDRSNLQSGSPENAESGLENDMLGSVKSLEWNDEPIEEQAGTEAVPLEINDASEQSFEKKVDSLVVVNEENEWDKLLRVRWEKYQNEEEAALGRGKRQRKAVSYREAYVAHTTEAPNENGADEEPEREPEPEREYTPAGRALKEKFTKLRLRQKERLSRRDVAESSTPVQRPDGVVLVPNAHEDSQTATQSRCAEEKPTIVDVDNNNRNQLVGRNSMTDSALKLGRMSKQKTNFPLEFSRNYDQMQGTSSIDAMRNNLLPVIGLCAPNAPNNMEKLHRKAPRPYRQFKQGIGLDFPLPSSCSASGPSNEISDKVSEMAPYLLPDLLPGTSQAPSKSDLPRYPPFTPHSLNILKGKGTMMENSGNAGSMFSDFQEKMLLPKLPFDEKLLPRYPFPGANMLSAAPDMFPSLSLGSRVAEPSEAAHNNLPMLPLFPNLKFPPDPSKYSQQEHEMPPAFGTSQMTPPFSSFPENHRKVLENIIMRTGAGSNSMLKKKSKLDIWSEDELDSLWIGVRRHGRGNWEAMIQDPRLRFSKYKTAEDLAARWEEEQLKVLDVPGLPTLKPPPPPKFSNPLFSGISDVMMARALHGASSDGMMAQALHGTKFNGPMKFHPHVTDMRLGLAGPSSAAPHLEPSDAPPVNWPFPRDFFAGNIDRPFGSSGAPMDSPFLLNSLGTSCLDPLAMLQRMKQRDAAAGLGIMPGLNSAGSTDPARSIPVLDDNIQNLSKSKGKEEATGFTSLKGKLPHWLREAVNAPGKSPEPELPPTLSAIAQSVRVLYGEGPSQIPPFFVPGPPPPKPMDPLHGLKKNKKKKKKKKKSHSPREDVASISTAQVPEQAISETSGSGFPMTEVDPSMTGLNLETSQPSLSAPIPPKRLSPSPEVLELVPTCPAPGLPPRTHTDCMEPKADAFVSEQEEKEESDTPVTDVREKAPILEEEAAGHGDSLQSQLEPDKEEEGVSSEGTISDHPDSCDET is encoded by the exons ATGAAGGAAAATGGTTCAGAGAATAGTACCATGCTTAATAGAAACTGGGTGTTGAAACGCAAGCGTAGGAAGCTTCCATCCGGCACAGTTAAGTCTCATGACAGTGAGAAAGTCTTCAGACCTGTAAGATTCTCATCCACTACTAGATTAAAGAATGGCCAAGAAGAGAGCGATAATCTAGAGCAGAATTCTGGGAAGAGAAAAGGCAATGACGGG TATTATTACGAGTGCGTAATCTGCGAACTTGGTGGAAAGTTGCTATGTTGTGATAGCTGTCCCCGTACATATCATCTTGAATGTTTAGACCCTGCTTTGAAG cGCATTCCAACTGGTAAATGGGAATGCCCAACCTGCGTTCAGCAACATTCTTGTGTGGAGAGCATGAATCATCTGGATCCTGTTTCAAAACGCGCACGGACAAAAATCATTATTCGTAAATCAAAGACCGAGGCTGAACCATCTGCAACTGACAAGGTAACCGAGACATTTGATGCTCCAACTCTTCGGAAGAAACGGAATTCAGATAAAGGAAAATCTCCTGCATCACGTCGTAGCCAAACAACTGAGAAATTGGATTCTCCATCCAATGACTTATGCCATAACGAACAGTTAAATCCAGCTCAAGATGGCTTTGTGGATGCTAGTTCATCTCATGATGTTAATGAAAAAGAGCAAGTTTCTCATGCACTTGTACAAGCGGTGAACATGAAGGCTTCCGTTAAGGGATCATCGTCGAAGAAAAAGAAGTCAAAAATGAATGTAGAATCTACTGATTTAAATCCTGAGGCATCTCCTGAAAATATTTCACCCGGAAGGAAACCTGTTCTTGCACTGGAAGCTGCTAGCCCAGCAACCAGAAAGAGAAAGCGAAAATCGTATTCTTACAATACTGAAAAGAGTCTTAAAATGATTAAGGAAAAATCTGGTTCCAAACCTTCTAAAAAAGGACTGGTCAAAGTCGGTGTTCAACGTTCAGGCACTTCAAAATCAAAGGGAAAATTTAAGATAGCTGGTGAAGATACTTCCTCAACTAATCATGATATTAGGGCAGCCACGGCTGGTGTTCTTCCGAATGATGAG GACGTCACTGAAGAAGCAGCTCACGATTCACTTGAATCACAAGATGCTGTAAAAATCAACATTGAACTAGAAACTGCTACTGGAGTACATCAG GTTGATCGTGTTGTTGGCTGCCGAGTTCGTGGTGATAACACTGATTCTGGTTGTAATGTGGTGGTCAATACTACAGATTCTTTGGTTGCAGAAGATGTGAATAAATCTGAAGAACATTTCAGCTGCCAAAGGCCTTTGGACGGAGGAAACATAGCTGAGGATCTTCATGATGCTACTAATTGTTCTGATGAAGGGAGGAAGGCAGAAAATGGTTCGAATAAAGATAAGCTACAAGTATACAAAAGGTCAGCAACCAAAGAAtgtaaaggaaaaaaattgatggattCCATGAGTGGAGAAATTGAAGGTTCTGATTCCTTTGTACTGGAAAACAAAAGTCAAGATGACAATAGCTCATGCACCAATGCAGCAGAAACTTCCAAGAAGGTTCCAGAAGGTGAGAAGACTGATATGGTGTTGGACACATGTCTAGGTAATGATGATCAGAATGACAGTCAAAATCCTGGGATTTCAAAGAATTGTAAGACTGATGATGCTGCTGATGATAATGGTAGCAAAAAAGAGGTTGGAAAGGACATGAGAAAGAACTATGCTCTGAAAAGGAAACTTGTAGACTCTTGTTCAGCTGTCTCATATGAGTTTCTGGTCAAGTGGGTTGGCAAATCTCATGTCCATGACACTTGGATTCCTGAATCTGAACTGAAAGTTCTAGCTAAGCGGAAGCTGGAGAATTACAAGGCAAAGTATGGAACAGCTATGATGAACCTATGTAAGGAACAATGGAAGACACCACAGCGAGTAATTGCTACAAGGGCCTCGGCAGATGGTGTAACTGAAGCATTTGTAAAGTGGACATGTCTTCCTTATGATGAATGCACTTGGGAAAGAATGGATGACCCCATTTTTGCAAAGTCAAGTCACTTGATTGACTTGTTCTTCAGGTTCGAAAGGAAAACATTGGAGAATGATGCTACACAGCTTGACTCTAAGCGAAGGAAGGGTGATCTACAAATTAATGAAGTCATTAATCTCACTGAACAGCCTAAAGAGTTGGCTGGAGGTTCTTTATTTCCACATCAGCTGGAAGCACTAAATTGGCTTCGCAAAAGCTGGCATAAATCCAGAAATGTGATACTAGCTGACGAAATGGGGCTTGGGAAGACTGTGTCGGCCTGTGCTTTCCTATCATCATTGTATTTTGAGTTTAACGCTACACTTCCTTGTTTGGTCTTGGTTCCTTTGTCTACAATGCCCAATTGGATGTCAGAATTTGCTCTATGGGCGCCTGAGCTCAATGTTGTGGAATATCATGGTAACACTAAGGCAAGAGCCATAATACGCCAATATGAATGGCATGCTCGTAATCCTGCTGGATCAAATGAGAAGTCTTCTGCATTCAAATTCAATGTTCTTTTGACTACTTATGAAATGGTTCTATGTGATTCCTCTTATCTACGTGGAGTTCCTTGGGAAGTTCTTGTGGTTGATGAGGGTCACCGGCTGAAAAATTCTAGCA AAAAGGTGGAGGAATTGAAGAAACTTGTTGCTCCTCATATGCTGCGGAGATTGAAAAAGGATGCTATGCAGAATATTCCCCCCAAGATAGAACGAGTGGTTCCTGTTGAGTTGTCATCTATTCAGGCTGAATATTATCGCGCTATGCTTACAAAGAACTACCAGATATTACGTAACATAGGAAAAGGCGCTCCTCAGCAATCAATGCTGAATATTGTAATGCAGTTAAGGAAGGTATGCAATCATCCTTATCTCATGCCAGGCACTGAGCCTGAATCCGGATCAGTGGAATTTCTTCATGAAATGAGAATAAAAGCATCTGCTAAGCTGACTCTGCTGCATTCTATGCTTAAAATATTGCACAAAGAAGGCCACCGAGTTCTTATCTTTTCACAGATGACGAAATTACTTGATATCCTTGAAGACTATTTGTCTATCGAATTTGGGCCTAGGACATATGAGAGGGTAGATGGCTCTGTTTCTGTGACTGAACGACAAGCTGCAATTGCACGTTTTAACCAAGACAACAATCGATTCGTGTTCTTGTTATCAACACGATCTTGTGGCCTTGGCATCAACTTGGCAACTGCTGATACTGTTATTATATATGATTCTGATTTCAATCCACATGCAGATATCCAGGCTATGAATCGAGCACATAGAATAGGACAGTCGAAAAGACTTCTTGTTTACAGGCTTGTTGTGCGTGCAAGTGTTGAAGAGCGTATCTTGCAGCTTGCAAAGAAAAAGCTGATGCTTGACCAACTCTTCGTCAACAAATCGGGATCGCAGAAGGAGGTGGAAGACATCCTAAAGTGGGGTACAGAAGAACTTTTTGGTGATTCACCTTCCATGGCTGGAAAAGATGGTGAAAACAACAGCGATAAAGATGAAGCACCTGCAGAGATAGAACCAAGTAGTAAGAGGAGAACTGGTGGCCTCGGGGATGTATACAAAGACAAATGTGCTGATGGAAGTACCAAGATTGTGTGGGATGAAAATGCCATTCTGAAACTGCTGGACCGCTCAAACCTTCAGTCTGGTTCACCAGAAAATGCCGAATCAGGATTAGAGAATGACATGCTTGGTTCAGTTAAG TCACTAGAATGGAATGATGAGCCTATAGAAGAACAAGCTGGAACGGAAGCAGTCCCTTTGGAAATCAATGACGCAAGTGAACAAAGTTTTGAAAAGAAAGTTGATAGTTTGGTCGTCGTTAATGAAGAAAACGAATGGGACAAGCTTCTGCGAGTTAG aTGGGAGAAATATCAGAATGAGGAGGAAGCAGCTCTAGGTCGTGGGAAACGCCAAAGAAAAGCTGTTTCTTACAGGGAGGCATACGTAGCTCATACTACTGAAGCACCCAATGAA AATGGAGCTGATGAGGAACCAGAGCGTGAACCCGAGCCTGAGCGTGAGTACACACCGGCAGGACGGGctctaaaagaaaaatt TACTAAACTTCGTCTGAGGCAAAAGGAAAGATTATCCAGAAGGGATGTGGCTGAATCTTCAACTCCAGTTCAGAGACCAGATGGTGTAGTCTTAGTACCTAATGCCCATGAAGACAGTCAAACGGCTACTCAATCTCGGTGTGCTGAAGAAAAACCTACAATTGTTGATGTGGACAACAACAATCGCAATCAGCTAGTAGGACGCAACAGCATGACTGATTCAGCCTTGAAGTTGGGAAGGATGTCGAAGCAGAAAACTAATTTTCCTCTGGAATTTTCTCGGAATTATGATCAGATGCAGGGCACTAGCTCAATAGATGCGATGCGCAACAACTTGCTGCCAGTTATAGGATTATGTGCACCAAATGCTCCAAACAACATGGAGAAGCTGCACCGTAAAGCCCCAAGACCTTACCGGCAATTCAAGCAAGGTATTGGGCTAGATTTTCCCTTACCCTCTTCCTGTTCTGCCTCTGGCCCGTCAAATGAAATCAGCGACAAAGTTAGCGAGATGGCTCCGTATTTGTTACCCGATCTTTTACCTGGAACTTCTCAGGCGCCGAGCAAGAGTGATCTCCCTAGATATCCACCCTTTACTCCA CATTCTTTGAATATCCTTAAAGGTAAAGGGACTATGATGGAGAACTCGGGGAATGCAGGCAGTATGTTTTCTGATTTTCAAGAAAAGATGCTACTGCCCAAACTGCCTTTTGATGAGAAGTTGCTGCCTAGATATCCATTTCCGGGTGCAAACATGCTGAGTGCAGCTCCTGATATGTTTCCAAGCTTATCATTGGGATCGAGAGTTGCAGAGCCGTCTGAAGCTGCCCATAACAATCTTCCCATGCTGCCATTGTTTCCCAATCTCAAATTCCCACCAGATCCATCAAAATATAGCCAACAAGAACATGAGATGCCTCCGGCATTCGGTACAAGTCAGATGACACCTCCATTCTCGTCTTTTCCTGAAAACCACAGGAAGGTTCTAGAAAACATCATTATGAGAACTGGAGCTGGATCAAACAGCATGCTGAAAAAGAAATCTAAGTTAGATATCTGGTCCGAGGATGAGCTTGATTCTCTTTGGATAGGCGTACGTAGGCATGGAAGGGGCAATTGGGAGGCTATGATACAGGATCCGAGGTTGAGGTTTTCAAAGTATAAAACAGCTGAGGATTTGGCAGCAAGGTGGGAAGAAGAACAACTGAAGGTCCTAGATGTGCCAGGGCTTCCTACACTGAAGCCGCCTCCACCTCCCAAGTTTTCTAATCCTCTGTTTTCTGGAATATCTGATGTGATGATGGCACGGGCACTGCACGGAGCTTCCTCAGATGGAATGATGGCACAGGCATTGCACGGTACAAAGTTCAATGGGCCAATGAAGTTCCATCCACACGTAACAGACATGAGATTGGGCCTTGCTGGTCCATCATCCGCTGCACCGCATTTAGAACCATCTGATGCACCTCCTGTGAATTGGCCGTTTCCCCGTGATTTTTTTGCTGGAAACATTGACAGACCATTTGGTTCTTCTGGTGCACCTATGGATTCACCATTTCTGCTGAACTCACTAGGCACTAGTTGCTTGGATCCTCTTGCAATGCTGCAAAGAATGAAGCAAAGGGATGCGGCAGCTGGTCTGGGAATTATGCCTGGCCTTAATAGCGCGGGAAGCACTGACCCTGCACGTTCTATTCCAGTTCTTGATGACAACATTCAAAATCTTTCCAAGTCTAAAGGAAAGGAAGAGGCTACTGGATTTACATCACTGAAAGGGAAACTGCCTCATTGGCTTCGAGAAGCAGTGAATGCTCCTGGTAAATCACCAGAGCCTGAGTTGCCTCCTACTTTATCCGCAATAGCACAATCTGTCCGTGTGTTATATGGTGAAGGCCCATCTCAGATTCCTCCATTTTTCGTCCCCGGACCACCTCCACCTAAACCCATGGATCCTCTGCATGgattgaaaaagaataagaagaagaaaaagaaaaagaagaagtcaCACAGCCCTAGAGAAGACGTTGCCTCGATCTCTACAGCTCAAGTGCCCGAGCAGGCAATATCAGAGACTTCAGGTTCGGGGTTCCCCATGACTGAGGTCGATCCAAGCATGACAGGTCTCAACTTGGAAACAAGTCAGCCATCATTATCTGCACCAATTCCTCCCAAGAGACTATCACCTTCTCCTGAAGTTCTTGAATTGGTACCTACCTGTCCGGCCCCTGGCCTGCCTCCCAGAACACACACTGACTGCATGGAACCCAAGGCAGATGCTTTTGTTAGtgaacaagaagaaaaagaggaatCTGATACCCCAGTCACAgatgtgagagagaaagcaCCTATCTTGGAAGAAGAGGCTGCAGGACATGGCGATTCGTTGCAATCGCAGTTGGAGCCCGAcaaggaggaggagggtgtATCTTCAGAAGGGACAATATCAGATCATCCTGATAGCTGCGATGAAACCTAG